The genomic segment GAATCGAGTCCGCAAGTTGGTGAGCAAAAGACGAGAGGAATCTGTGAAGGAGCTTGTCATCGATCATTTTGTCGCcagaacatcctcagaatgacgagTGATCGGAATTGCTTGGCAAAACAGAGATATTGCCAAAGAGGCTGATCTAAGAAGGGGTTAAACtgtcaattatttttgttatggaaTTTTGCCATCttacattttgttttggggtcacatctcatccttgaacgaaacatgtcttttctttgtctttttgttgttttgaaatcatgagatgcttctttcaaagggtattttaacaaaatatgtttgatcaaactccaacatgctaAGTTTAATCATgaacattaaaagtgttttgattgcaaCAATGACTTATGTTTGAAAATGACATggggtgaccaaacaatttcgaactcatacctcctgaaactgaaccacacatcatatagctagttttagcagtatgcataatgacatgtagtggattcaatagttatggactcgtgaatcatgattcttacaagtccaaatcattacactgaacgaggtcaaaatttatcggttctaaccgacattgcttgaaatgagaaaaggtcatctttgttatcctttcacatttcttgaaatattatcccttgtggtccccatttgagcctgataaaatattttttttcaagaaaccctgactaggatcacaccccgcaCTGggggcaaaaaaagaaaagacaaaagtgaaagagaaggcttagaacaaaagtccaacgtTTGAAAGAAGACCTAGATTGGGGGCGtgttagaaaactatgagaaatgCTATGTGAAAGCCATGACCTTTGGCATCCATAATAAAGCCCTGAACTTATCagatgattgagattggttattcatcaaaggaaagttggatttgcattatgacttatgttaagagaattctgatctttgagattaacaaggtcatatgtcactttctctacaatgaccacaagagaaagagagttgatgaatagttgatgttgatcctaggtctttgaaaccctcaaacaccttttgagcctgaattttcctttctttcataagccatgaaccatagcctgcattacatGCTTTAAaaagtcctttttaatcaagtaagcaatctgaaccaataaatggcgatctcaaaacttgaagagcttttccataagagtcgtggcttcatggattaagctacttgttattatgcatgctgataaaattgatgctaaaaaaagaaaacaatctttcttgatgaatcctcaagttttgacttgagccttttgttttccttgaaatccacagaaggtcacctcatcgcaGACCGTGAAAAGATATAtccaagatcaaagattaaaactgacataaaaaaccatgaaaaaagtcattttaaactTACAATGggtcatttctgttttcaaaatacaagacaatcaaaagaCTATATTGAATAGtgtgtgttgggtctttgaccaaaaagcttgattttcaaaagatcttttccaaaactgatatctctttgatttcatttcaacaattagacttgaattgacatgatctttgaaatgtgagagttgattctagaacaagaaagattgttaaacaacaagaacatcgaccgaatttgcaaaatccttgacaagaatgacatcaacatttctcgacacttcttgaaaagttgaccacctgggGACAATACAGTGGATCCTGAAAGGGAAACAAGTAGTATTTAGATCAGCTAGGGGGCAATGAAagatgattaaatgatgaatcagTGTACTGAAGACAATGgtgttcaaagaaagataatcaatgaacgagcacattcagatcatattgggggcaatgttgttcaaagatagtCCATGATCTAGTGAACCCCGTCAACAATCGGGAAAGCAAAGATACACTGGAAGGACATCTTTATATCTTCATgttttgaaacatggctatCAACCGATATGGGCATAcagttgcatttgaatgaatattgaaaagatgcacaccaccaagactgactaTGGGAACAATGCTGCACTTGAAGGACAATCTCATATTGTCATCCTTTGAAACATGGTTATCGACAAATGTTATCACAACTTCATTGAATGAATCTCAGAAAGGCACCCACCCCGAAGACTGTCTATGGggaaaatttgttttgaagccATATGCGcacttcaccgcatgaatatgggtgattaAGCATCATTGAAAATGCTAAATCATTCTTTGGCATAagctgatttgacaagctgCGAAGAACTTATTGAGGAGAGCATCGGGAATGCAACAAAGAGCCTTTTACGACAACTTATGAGATGCATGTCTGGATGATTGGATAGTTTCAATGAAGactgatgataacatatacttgaagagtattgtttcagcttgaggcaagttcatgactgattaacaatcttgatgggtgttggcatgatgcacacaatcaatcagaggataattctcagaagaatccaaaagagaaaatccttcatgatgaatcaagcaacaccgcaattgggggcagagtcaagcttgataaacaacaagagcagtAATCGTTGTGGACAACCCAGGAGGGGCACTGCACTTACAACTGAGTGGATGGCTAGCGCATGAATGAGCCAAGGCATCAagagaacaaagaaagctttggaatgcaaacaaaggcaccctgtgatgatggaacatcgaagaggggggacctatatttcaaatcaggtaaggatgcatgcatgtcagcTAACGTTAAGACattgtacatatttttttattttgttgcaggaaaaatcctcaatgtagCTTAACAAGATtggggaccaaaaaaaaaaggaaaaatggatAATCATTGAGCTGATAATGACAGAGAATTATGGTTGTGACCTTGGAacgggaagaagatgagataagccttactgttaggaaaatctcaaagaaatgaaaatatcaaCCTTGCAATCAGAAAGCATCGAGTTTTCAAACCCTGCGATCAAGGattatcaagaagcaccaagttttccGCCCCTTCTTTTATCATCCCTTCAGGACTTCGCCAGGTAAGTCCCATTTTTCACACTTGTCACATCAcatctttcatttgggtaggtcacccataacaataagaccatttcatattttttctatcctccacctgggtaggtcacccataacaatgagaccatttcatattttttatatcctccacctgggtaggtcacccataacaatgagaccacttcatattttttctatcttccctctggataggtcacccataacaataagaccacttcatattttttctatcttccatctgggtaggtcacccataacaatgagaccacttcatattttttctatcttccatctgggtaggtcacccattataatgagaccgcacattgcattcttttcatttgggtaggtcacccataacaatgagaccacttcatattttttctatcttccacctgggtaggtcacccattacaatgagaccactttttgcacattttttatttgatttaatgaggtcgccagatgggatctcatgtagctttggttaaaggaaatcgccagatgggctttcaggttgaccgagctaccacacatttttttaagttccagttgaatgaggtcgccagatgggatctcatatAGCTttagttaaagggaatcgccagatgggatttcaggttgaccgagctacacacattttttttagttttggtttaatgaggtcgccagatgggatctcatgttagttctggttaaaggggatcgccggacgggatctcaggttagcccaaccacacacaggataatggttctggttaaaagggatcaccagatgggatctcaggttagcccaaccacacacaggattttggttctagttaaaggggatcgccggacgggatctcaggttagcccaaccacacacaggataatggttctggttaaaggggatcgccagatgggatctcaggttagcccaaccacacacaggattttggttctggttaaaggggatcgccagatgggatctccggttagcccaaccacacacaggataatggttctggttaaaggggatcgccggacgggatctcaggttagcccaaccacacaggatattggttctggttaaaggggatcgccggacgggatctcaggttagcccaaccacacaggatattggttctggttaaaggggatcgccggacgggatctcaggttagcccaaccacacagatattggttctggttaaaggggatcgccggacgggatctcaggttagcccaaccacacagattttggttttggttcaagGAGATCGCCCGATGGGATCTCAGATTaacagaaaaatgaagaaaaaaaaaggagagaaaagagagagagaaaaaaagaaggaaaacaaaaagaaatagaaaaaaaaaagaaggaaaacagaaagaaatagaaaaaaaaaagagaagtaagGTTTTTAGATGAGTGGATATTGAGCAAGTTAGGAAGacaaaaagacaagtttttctttacaaagcttactatgcaaaacattgaggagttttgcttcgtaagcattgtaaagagggggcatctgttgctacccaatttttgacccatgttttaataaattttcagaaaaaatccaaaaatagtgaaaagcattgaaaatccaaaaaaatacgtttttaatacatttgcatcgtttttattatttttagcatcgtctcaaaagaatttaaattttcaaagatatttggaacgcgttcaacttttcacgcgtcatttttaaaatcattgattttccgcattgagtcgatgttgatatttgctcgctttcaaaaatacaaaaaaataagaaaaatcaaaatttaaaaaaaaaaagaggaaaagagaaggaaaggaaaagttgagggactagtttgaaaacctagcaaaacttttcctataaatactaaGCTACACTGATTTGTTtgagggggggcaattttgcaattaaaagggcaacaaaaaaaaccctagaggtgaacattttttctcttctccctcaCCCTAGCCAGCCAAGAAGCTGCCGCTCCCCCctcatcagatttttttcttcatttccgGCCGCTCCACTCCCGGTCATCTTCATCCTTCCCTCCAGCCTCCCACTGCCCACACAACCCACACAAGACAACCCCTCACCTCCTCTCTTTCCCCGATCTTCACTCATCAACCGGCCATAGACCAACAACAGCCACAAATCAGCTCCCCCTTCCACAAATCCTCCCTCTCAGCTGCTCCCTCTACTCTTCGCAGCTCCTGAACCTGCCTCCATCGACCCATCTCTTTCCCACAGTAGCCGACCACCACAGACCGAGCCAGGTCTCCTTTTCGTTTTCTTCCTCAAGCCGAACTCAGCGGCAGCCCCGCCGTCTTCTCTCGGTCCCACGGCGACGACAGCAACACCTCAGCGCCCCCGTCAGCTCCAGTGTTGCCGAAGCCATCGCCAACAATCCAAGCCCAGCCGAACAGCCTCCAGCGGCAGCAACCATCAGACAGCCTCCACACCAGCAGCAGCACCGTCCTTCTTCCCTCTCTCGGCCGATCCAACCGTTCCTCAGCTCCACCATCAGATCAGCCATCGGCAGGAGCAGTCACTAGAAGGAGTGGAGCCGATTACAGATCCAAAGATGAAGAGAACTGACCGGAGGAAACAGAtctaaaaaacagaacaaaataaaatcggCTTGTGTTGCGTTTTGTGTTTTTGCAGGTGACGGTGACTCCACCGCCGGCGTGGGAAGATGGAGGGAAAGAGGACATTGCAGATCCCCTGTTTGTTTGAGCTTCCAGTGGCGGCGCGTGAatccacgcgccgccagtggtgGTAGcgcgtgggaagacgcgccACCACTGTCCCGGCGGTTCCAGAAGGCTTCCTGACACTGTTCTGGGATGTTTTGGGTTATTctgtaatttttaaagtgtttgatgtaatttttgtttagttattttttttgaatttgtataatttgtattgtggatgaaaagaaaggaaaagaaagaaagataaaacaatgatagaaaaagagatgtgtgtgtttttgtgtttttttttatgtatgttattgaatcaaagaaaaaaatgaatttaatattttaatttacatgcacaaatatctaaaggacagataaaaatcatgttgtattccctataaaaatgtagaacatgtatctacatatattttgggaactaataactgatttatcaaagccttagaattgggctaaaattttatttttaaaaacacatcaagtccacgaagcagcttacctcaggtagggtgtgttagggatgctaataccttccctaaccacaaccagtcccttacccgtgaatctctgacaagaccagtacatcaggtttcctagtagccctcaataaattactaagtggcgactccaacaaacaaatcaaatcaatgagaaacgaaaaatcgccagccgacgccgcgcggattttttgacgtgcgacaataaacaaaaaatattttaaaccacaaTCACCACTGTAAACCCGAAACAAATCCTTAGAAGCTCTGAGAGGTATTGCATTAGATAATGGAAGAATATTGAATGTATTAAAATagggaagaagaggagaagagaagacaaGAGAGATGGAGGGACTCTTGTGCAtaattcattcatttctttttgcaTAATGCCAATTTTTgagatcccccccccccccccccggtcAATTTCAATTCATAACATAGTGTGAACGGCTGTCAAGAAGCGACAGGACAGTtgacaataaatgaaaaacaaataaattaaggaaTTATTCAGAAACTACAAAACCACATCGTAATTTGTTATTGAGAAGTATAGTAGAATATAAATCTGCTGGCTGCCTTACCATAACAAGGGTTAAGGTCTTGTATTATATTACGAGGATGATCGTATATACACAAGAGTAGAAAACAGAGTAAGGAgggtgatatttatttttatttttttattaacatagatgTTTGAGCCAACTTATAtacactttaattaattttacatgccccatgaaattaaattaaatttaatcattgtATTGATGGATttgattaattcttttaatcgTTGTATTGATGAATTTGATTAGTTCTCTTATACGTAGAGATGTTTGGCTACCAATATGACGTTCCATTTGGcgcttttttcttaattttaatccAATTGCATTTACTGATGAACAATTTCTTAAAGTATCCATCGTCCAAAACATTGAGAAAAAGACAGTCATTACAGATGTCATGGCTGATGacagatttttatttatcaatcttCCAGGAAACACATCATCAGAGCACAATactctttcttaaaaaaaaaaaaaaaaaaaccctacaaacCTCATTAAAGCATGAGGTGACGACTGTTGAATCAGAGAAATGGCAGAAAGTCAGGAGCATTTTCTggcatttattgtttttaccaAACTCATAGTGATCCGTCGGGTGAAAACACTGTATGCACTTTCTACTCTCCCTCGTAATTCAAGGTGGATTCAAGTACCGAGTCGATCTTATATTGCAAAATTAATGTCAAATTGAACCagcaattaaatttaaaaaagaagaaccaagttttaaaaaaaacacgaaaataaatagtggttttaaaattaatgtgaaaagttcaatttaattttttaatttttctgagATGATTTGGTAAAGATTAATATATCCTTATTGAatactattaaataaatatttttttatgctaaatattttaaagattcatgaattgtgaaaataaaactgaatgtaacttaataaataagtattattttaaagatttatgctaaatatttttttatactcaaAATTGcattatcaaaatttatttttctaaaaatagatttttttgatgAAGTTAGAGTTAaacataaaactataaaaatctcataaaattattttatatcacaGCATCAAACATAAATACTGATAAAAAGAAAGCTCTTTTTAAATTCCCTGAAAgtctttaatttgtttggttCGAAATTGATTCATTGAATGTCGACAACAGAAATTACGTAAATAGGAATTTACGTTTTTCAATCATGAAtaaaagctttttaaaaaatattattggacaAAAAAGGGGATCGGAGTATACTATTCGTTGGCTTGCTCCCGTGCACATACGCTGTGTTTTATTTTCCTTACTTTGACTTATATAGTCAATACTTGTCATGTATTCTTAAAAGTATTTTCGAGTTGTCTTTGCCGATCAAAATTTGGAATGGAGCACTTAGGATCTTTAAGACAATCCTTTTCTCTTAacattatttgatttgtttatttatttttgagttggactctttctaatatatatatttgttttcaaacttttaatgtGTGTACTTATATGCATATATAGTTATTTAAACAAAAtgtaaatatactaaaaattataagttttaaGAGTGAatacatattattattgaaaattcccattctgaaaaaaaagcattaaattttttttatctaaattccTTTCAATTGCATTAAATTTAAACAAGGTATCAATATTCACAGAGAAGCATCACAAGAAAAATTCAGCAGCTTCTACTAAAATCCAAATATGAAATTATCACATGAACAGAGAATCCAATAGCCCCAAATCAAACCTCAATGGTCATATCCAACATTTATATCGTTTAAAGCACATTCACTTGCAATTAACACAAAGgtcgaggttttttttttttttaatggcacCACCAACCTGGAACCCACCTCCCAAGTTATGGTTCATCAAAGACGCCAAGAAAAGTCTAGTAGACCGTTCAAGAATGTAAGAAAATTCAAAGCTATAGCATTAGTTTTTCGACCATAAAATAAGAGACAAGTACTGTtctgcaaagccaatgctgtgGTGTTAGTTCCTCCTATAAATAGGGATACAAACCCACTTACTTAGACCATCAAATCCTACGTTCTACACAAACTTAAAAAGTCCCTGATTAATTACTACGCACTACTACTAATTCTAAGCATGCCTGCCGCTGTGTTGCATGTAGCCGAAGGGGTTGCTTTACCCGAGACCAAACAGCTTCCACCCACCTACAAAAATCCCACTTCCACTCTAGCAACCATCCCTGAGGCTGAGCTATGTGATGGCTCTATCCCTATCATAGACTTGGAAGCCCTTCATGGCCCTCGCCGTTCCCATATCGTCAAACAACTCGGCCATGCATGCCAACACAAAGGTTTCTTTGCggtaggttttttcttttattaaatggaTTCATTGCATTAAAAATTAGATCTAGCACCGTGAGAAGCACATcaaattgtaagaaaatcatTAGCGGTGTGCCCAGAAactgagaaaagaagaagaagaaatcacacCAGGAAATCTAGCTTCTGTTATATGTAATTCTCCAGGGTAGAGAAATACGTTGTTTGCACTGTTTCTGGTGACCTTTCCCAACAGCTTTGTCTCTCCAGCAAACTGCTGTTCTAGctgctaatttttttctttatttaagctGTAGTTGTAGCTTGGTATATTATATTCTGTTATGTATGAAAATAATCttttggtaatattttttttttggtaatatgTATGAAAATAATCTAGCTAGTTCTAACAAGAAAGTTTATGTTAAACTGTCAGGTGAAGAACCATGGAATTCCAAAGACAACTGTTAACAACATATTCGACACATCAAGGGAGTTCTTCCATCTGCCGGAGGAAGAAAGAATGAAATTCTACACTCCTAACCCTAACAGTGACATCAGGCTAATGACAGCGTATAAAGATGAGGTTGAAAATGTCTTCGTCGCAAGGGAATCTTTGAAATTCCATTGTCACCCTGTTGAAGATTATGTGAACAAATGGCCTACAAATCCTCCTTCCTTCAGGTGAACAAAAGCACAGATTGTTATTTTAGCCATGAATGACTCAAATGGGGTAGCCTCGACATGCATGGCGAttctgttttagattatttgtgtcctttttttttttgacatctgATTGCTGACAGGAAGAAAGCTGCTGAGTATTTGACAAATGTTAGAAGGGTGGAGATGACACTACTTGATGCAATATCAGAGAGCTTAGGCCTGGAAAGAGATTACATAGAGAAGAGATTGGGTGGACATTATGTATCATTGAACTACTATCGAGCTTGTGAACAATCAGAACTAGAGCTTACTTATGGAGTGCGTGGCCATACTGATCCAACTATAATAACTATGCTGTTGCAAGATGATGTGCCTGGACTTCAGGTTCTAAGTGAGGGAAAGTGGATGGATGTTAATCCTATTCCAGACACGGTGGTTGTCCATGTTGGCGATCTTCTGCAGGTGATTTATATTCTATCTATATATGTCTTCTGTTAAAATGTACACTAATCCAAAAACCAACTAAAATATATACGATTCCTTAATTACTATTAACATTCAAAGCCCTCTAATTTATGGAAACTATAATATATTGCCATGACTTACTTTCCATGTTGTTATAATTACATTTTTCTCTTATGTTTCTATTGCATCAGGCAATTAGCAACCATCGATACAAGAGTTTGCTCCATCAAGCTATAGTAAATTGCGAGAAGGAGCGTATGTCCATTGCCTCTTATTGTTATCCATCATCTGATGCTACAATAGGACCTCCTAAGAAGTTGATAGACAATGATCATCCAGCAATCTATAAAGATTTCACATTCGGAGAATTCAGTAAACAGATGTGGAAAGTGATAACGCCAACTGATAAGCGTCTGGACGTTTTCAAGTGCTCTGCTGCCTGACCATTTTAGCTTCTGAGAGGGCACGCACTTGTCTAATAAGAGAACATATAGCAGTGTTGctgaatatataataattaatatataataactttcagttttttttggttaaataagAGTCCAATTCAATGCCCCAAATACTTATAAGAGTGAACCCAAATGAtgtaattttgtagttgttctGAAATTGATCAGTCCAGGTAAATTATTTAGCAAATGAAATGTTGCacagtaaatttaattttgaaaagctAGAGGGTATTGGCAGAGGACTTTCAGTGTCAATATATCTCCTTACTTGTGTAATTGACTTAATTTTATCCGTCAAATAAATCCTACTTGATTCGCAATGTTGTGTAATATTTTGAGTATTGACATCAAACTGATCAAAGCTACTTGACTGATTGCATTCATACTTGTCAGGAAATTGGAGTTTCTTTGGATAAATTGCTACCAAACCCTTTATTTTATCCATAAAATAGCATACTGACACCGACTTAAAATGTTTGTGATGTTTGGTTTTATTcaaaaagctttaaaaaaatacaggatCATTCGTAAAATTTGGTacacttaaataaaaattatttccagGCCTAATCTCTCTGATATTGAGGATAAGCAAGAGACAAGAGAGTGACTACAAATATCACGagatcaagaatatttttttaaaagatccaTCTTAGGTAATATCTTCATTAATTATAAGCAAGAGCACAGAGGTAATTAAGAATATCCCAgctaaagattaaaaaagaagaagaagactccACCTGCACGCGCATCTTGCATTTCTTAATTTCATATCCTTATTTTATGTCTTAATTTGTTCATCTCCCTCGTCACCTTGCTTTCAAAGGTCAGCAGGCTTTGTTTCTTATCTCTCTGATCATTTGATTCGATTTCTGTATCCAGATGACATGAAAAGGGATAACTTAGAAGGCATTGCCTCGTGTATTCTATATGTATAATCAAAGATCAACGCAgtaaaataatgcaa from the Populus nigra chromosome 1, ddPopNigr1.1, whole genome shotgun sequence genome contains:
- the LOC133700300 gene encoding protein DMR6-LIKE OXYGENASE 2-like gives rise to the protein MPAAVLHVAEGVALPETKQLPPTYKNPTSTLATIPEAELCDGSIPIIDLEALHGPRRSHIVKQLGHACQHKGFFAVKNHGIPKTTVNNIFDTSREFFHLPEEERMKFYTPNPNSDIRLMTAYKDEVENVFVARESLKFHCHPVEDYVNKWPTNPPSFRKKAAEYLTNVRRVEMTLLDAISESLGLERDYIEKRLGGHYVSLNYYRACEQSELELTYGVRGHTDPTIITMLLQDDVPGLQVLSEGKWMDVNPIPDTVVVHVGDLLQAISNHRYKSLLHQAIVNCEKERMSIASYCYPSSDATIGPPKKLIDNDHPAIYKDFTFGEFSKQMWKVITPTDKRLDVFKCSAA